A single genomic interval of Helianthus annuus cultivar XRQ/B chromosome 13, HanXRQr2.0-SUNRISE, whole genome shotgun sequence harbors:
- the LOC110900151 gene encoding beta-galactosidase 10, giving the protein MGSSVCTLFLLCIVWLYILLFVEAANNVTYDSKSLIIDGQRKLLISAAIHYPRSVPAMWPGLVKTAKEGGVDVIETYVFWNGHEPSPGNYYFGGRYDLPKFVKIVQDAGMLLILRIGPFVAAEWNFGGIPVWLHYVPGTVFRTDNEPFKHYMQNFTTLIVNMMKKDKFFASQGGPIILAQVENEYGYYEAAYGEGGKRYTQWAAKMALSQNIGVPWIMCQQWDAPDPVINTCNSFYCDDFKPSYPTMPKIWTENWPGWFKTFGGRDPHRPAEDVAYAVARFFQKGGSVHNYYMYHGGTNFGRTSGGPFITTSYDYDAPVDEYGLPRFPKWGHLKELHRAIKLCERALLNNKPTLVHLGPKQEADVYDDQSGTCAAFIANLDDKDEKTVQFRNVSYTLPAWSVSILPDCKNVVFNTAKVKSQTSTVEMVPELLQSSMVSPNKDLKALNWEIYVEKVGIWGKPDFTINGFVDHINTTKDTTDYLWHTTSLFVDKNEEFLKKGSKPTLLIESKGHALHLFVNGILQASASGNGTVSPFKFKGPVSLKAGKNEIAILSMTVGLQNAGSFYEWVGAGVTNVTLKGLKHGTNDLSNATWTYKIGLEGEHLSLYDVDASKNANWTKVSEPPKSQPLTWYKAVVDAPPGDEPVALDMVHMGKGLAWLNGEQIGRYWPRKAPSDKCVKTCDYRGKFNPDKCNMGCGQPTQRWYHVPRSWFKPSGNVLVMFEEKGGDPTQIRFSRRKLSALCAHVAEDHPSFVTNSLQKSKANLELKCPMDTQISAFKFASYGTPTGTCQSFAVGDCHDPNSTAILEKQCLNKNECTVELTKENFKTELCPGITKKLAVEVTCS; this is encoded by the exons ATGGGTTCATCTGTTTGTACTCTGTTTCTTTTGTGCATTGTGTGGTTGTACATTTTGTTATTTGTAGAAGCAGCTAACAATGTGACTTATGATAGTAAGTCACTCATCATTGATGGTCAAAGAAAGCTTCTTATTTCAGCTGCTATTCACTACCCTAGAAGTGTTCCTGCT ATGTGGCCTGGATTGGTAAAAACTGCAAAAGAAGGAGGCGTAGACGTGATTGAAACGTACGTATTTTGGAATGGACATGAACCATCACCAGGCAAT TACTACTTTGGTGGAAGGTACGATCTACCCAAATTTGTGAAGATAGTTCAGGATGCCGGTATGCTTTTGATTCTTCGGATCGGCCCATTCGTTGCCGCAGAATGGAACTTTGG CGGTATACCTGTTTGGTTACATTATGTGCCTGGGACCGTCTTCAGAACCGATAATGAACCTTTCAAG CATTACATGCAAAACTTCACAACTCTAATTGTGAATATGATGAAGAAAGATAAGTTTTTCGCATCGCAGGGTGGCCCCATTATCTTAGCTCAG GTGGAAAACGAGTACGGATACTACGAAGCTGCATATGGCGAAGGTGGCAAACGTTACACTCAATGGGCGGCTAAAATGGCTCTTTCTCAAAATATAGGTGTACCGTGGATAATGTGTCAGCAATGGGATGCTCCCGATCCAGTG ATCAATACGTGTAATTCATTTTACTGTGATGATTTCAAGCCAAGCTATCCAACGATGCCCAAAATCTGGACTGAGAATTGGCCAGGATG GTTCAAGACGTTCGGAGGCAGAGATCCCCATCGGCCCGCAGAAGATGTTGCGTACGCCGTTGCTCGATTTTTCCAAAAAGGAGGAAGTGTACATAACTATTATATG TATCACGGTGGGACGAACTTTGGACGTACGTCTGGTGGGCCGTTTATTACCACTAGTTATGATTATGATGCACCGGTTGACGAATATG GGTTACCAAGGTTTCCAAAATGGGGACACCTTAAGGAGCTACATCGAGCTATAAAGTTGTGTGAACGTGCATTGTTGAACAACAAACCGACCTTGGTTCATCTTGGTCCTAAACAAGAG gCTGATGTCTATGATGATCAATCGGGAACATGTGCTGCCTTTATCGCTAACTTAGACGATAAAGATGAGAAAACGGTACAGTTTCGGAATGTTTCGTATACGCTGCCAGCATGGTCGGTGAGCATTCTTCCCGACTGCAAAAATGTCGTCTTCAATACCGCCAAG GTTAAATCTCAAACTTCGACCGTTGAAATGGTACCAGAGCTATTGCAGTCTTCAATGGTGTCACCGAATAAAGATCTGAAAGCACTTAACTGGGAAATATACGTCGAGAAAGTCGGCATTTGGGGAAAACCCGACTTTACTATCAACGGTTTTGTCGATCACATCAACACCACAAAAGATACTACCGATTACCTTTGGCATACAACAAG TTTATTTGTTGACAAGAATGAAGAGTTTTTAAAGAAAGGAAGCAAACCAACTCTTCTCATTGAGTCAAAGGGACACGCGCTCCATCTTTTTGTCAACGGCATACTTCAAG CTAGCGCATCGGGAAATGGTACCGTTTCACCGTTTAAATTTAAAGGGCCGGTTTCTTTGAAGGCAGGGAAGAACGAAATCGCTATTTTGAGCATGACTGTAGGCCTCCAA AATGCAGGATCGTTTTACGAATGGGTTGGAGCCGGTGTAACCAACGTTACACTTAAAGGATTAAAGCATGGAACCAATGACTTATCTAACGCCACATGGACCTACAAG ATCGGTTTAGAAGGAGAGCATCTAAGTCTATACGATGTGGACGCTTCGAAAAACGCGAACTGGACTAAGGTTTCTGAGCCACCTAAAAGCCAGCCGTTGACATGGTACAAG GCTGTTGTGGATGCGCCACCTGGAGATGAACCCGTTGCACTTGACATGGTTCACATGGGAAAGGGCTTGGCATGGTTAAACGGAGAGCAAATCGGAAGATATTGGCCCCGAAAGGCTCCAAGCGACAAGTGTGTTAAAACGTGTGATTACAGAGGCAAGTTTAACCCCGATAAGTGTAATATGGGGTGCGGACAACCGACACAAAGATG GTACCATGTTCCAAGATCTTGGTTCAAGCCGTCGGGCAACGTTTTGGTGATGTTTGAAGAAAAAGGTGGAGACCCAACTCAGATTAGGTTTTCAAGACGGAAACTATCCGCTCTTTGTGCTCATGTAGCCGAAGATCATCCCTCTTTTGTTACCAACAGCTTGCAAAAGAGCAAAGCGAACTTGGAGTTAAAATGCCCGATGGACACACAAATTTCCGCTTTCAAGTTTGCTAGCTATGGAACTCCTACCGGGACTTGCCAATCGTTTGCGGTTGGAGATTGCCATGATCCTAATTCCACTGCTATTCTTGAAAAG CAATGCTTGAACAAGAACGAGTGCACCGTAGAATTAACAAAAGAGAATTTCAAGACGGAGCTCTGCCCTGGCATAACGAAGAAACTTGCGGTAGAAGTAACTTGTAGCTAA